The Dunckerocampus dactyliophorus isolate RoL2022-P2 chromosome 1, RoL_Ddac_1.1, whole genome shotgun sequence genome has a segment encoding these proteins:
- the acvr1ba gene encoding activin A receptor type 1Ba, which yields MALKHTGRALLSLLGLLAVANALRCNCTTCEKTGYECETDGACMASTYTIQGKEQHVRICINRDNLVPPGQPFYCLSAEGLLNTHCCYVDYCNSIDLKVPVPTKEDLSGLGSSWGPVELVAVIAGPVFLLCVLLMVGVFLFQYHQRAYSHRQRLEVEDPSCDHLYLAKDKTLQDLIYDMSTSGSGSGLPLFVQRTVARTIVLQEIIGKGRFGEVWRGKWRGGDVAVKIFSSREERSWFREAEIYQTIMLRHENILGFIAADNKDNGTWTQLWLVSDYHEHGSLFDYLNRYSVTIEGMIKLALSAASGLAHLHMEILGTQGKPGIAHRDLKSKNILVKKNGMCAIADLGLAVRHESITDTIDIAPNQRVGTKRYMAPEVLDETINMKHFDSFKCADIYALGLVYWEIARRCNAGGIHEEYQLPYYDLVPSDPSIEEMRKVVCDQKLRPNVPNWWQSYESLRVMGKIMRECWYANGAARLTALRIKKTLSQLSVEEDIKM from the exons CTCTGCGTTGTAACTGCACAACCTGTGAGAAGACAGGCTATGAGTGCGAGACAGATGGCGCCTGCATGGCCTCCACATACACCATTCAGGGGAAGGAGCAACATGTTCGCATCTGCATCAACCGGGATAATCTGGTTCCTCCCGGGCAACCGTTCTACTGTCTGAGCGCTGAGGGTCTACTCAACACTCATTGCTGCTATGTGGATTACTGTAATAGTATTGACCTGAAAGTTCCTG TTCCCACAAAGGAGGACCTTTCAGGCTTGGGCAGCTCCTGGGGCCCTGTGGAGCTGGTGGCGGTCATCGCGGGGCCAGTCTTTCTGCTCTGTGTGCTGTTGATGGTTGGCGTTTTCCTGTTCCAGTATCACCAGAGGGCCTACAGTCACAGGCAGAGGCTGGAGGTCGAGGACCCGTCCTGTGACCATCTGTACTTGGCCAAGGACAAGACCTTGCAGGACCTCATCTATGACATGTCTACCTCTGGATCAGGCTCTG GTCTACCCCTGTTTGTGCAGCGCACTGTGGCCAGGACCATTGTGCTTCAGGAAATCATAGGAAAGGGTCGCTTTGGCGAGGTATGGCGAGGCAAGTGGCGCGGAGGGGACGTGGCGGTGAAGATCTTCTCGTCTAGAGAGGAGCGCTCCTGGTTCAGAGAAGCTGAGATCTACCAGACAATCATGCTTCGCCATGAAAACATCCTGGGATTCATTGCAGCAGATAATAAAG ACAACGGCACATGGACTCAGCTGTGGCTGGTGTCGGACTATCACGAGCATGGCTCACTTTTCGACTACCTGAACCGTTACTCGGTCACCATCGAGGGCATGATCAAGCTGGCACTGTCGGCTGCCAGCGGACTGGCGCATCTGCACATGGAGATCCTCGGCACTCAGG GTAAGCCTGGCATCGCTCATCGTGACCTCAAGTCTAAAAATATCCTGGTTAAGAAAAATGGCATGTGCGCCATTGCGGACCTTGGTCTGGCTGTTCGCCATGAGTCCATCACGGACACTATTGATATTGCTCCAAACCAACGTGTGGGCACCAAGAG ATACATGGCTCCAGAAGTGCTGGACGAAACCATCAACATGAAGCACTTTGACTCCTTCAAGTGTGCTGACATCTACGCGCTGGGCTTGGTGTACTGGGAGATAGCACGGCGTTGCAATGCAGGAG GTATCCATGAGGAGTACCAACTGCCCTACTACGACCTGGTGCCCTCTGACCCCTCCATAGAGGAGATGAGGAAGGTGGTGTGTGACCAGAAGCTGCGGCCCAATGTGCCAAACTGGTGGCAGAGCTATGAG TCTCTGCGCGTGATGGGCAAGATCATGAGGGAGTGCTGGTACGCCAACGGGGCGGCCCGACTTACCGCGCTGCGCATCAAGAAGACTCTGTCCCAGCTCAGCGTGGAGGAGGATATCAAGATGTGA